The window CCTGCACCTGACTAATCCTCAGATAACTATTCTATTCATTTCCATCCAAAGCACATGACAGCTAGGTCACTAAGACCCAGGGAACTTCACCATTACCTTGCTCCCTGCTGGGATCTCCCAACTCAAACCTGCCTCCAAAAAAAACATTCCCCACAAACTCATAGCAACTTCACGAAACAAAGGAAAAAAGAAAATAATAAAATGATCTGCAGTCCCTGAATTCTACACAAAAAAGTCACCTTCTTCGCTGACTAGTTGCAAAAGGAGTTTCAAATACATAGAAGCAAAATGGATGACTTAAAAGAGTATATCGGTTTTCCAAACATTAAAAAAAATGATGGTACATGCTTAAAATTGAGACTATTCTTCACTTCAGGAAGAAAAACAGAAAAACGAATGACAACCTTTTTGCTACAAATCAAGAACCGACTTTAGAAGTAGTGATAAATCACAATGACCTAACAAAGAATACCCCTTATCCACACACATACAGGGAGAGGCAAACACATAAGTGCTCTTAGAAATGAACATCTTTATTGCCAGTTTATCTCACACATTGTGGGGTAGAGGTGGTTAGAATTTCCATTCACTGAAGTGAAGGAGGTTTAAAAATGCAATGAACAAAAATGTGTAGCAAGAATAAGTCCCACAAGATAATTACCTTGAAAACCATGTATGGCTCATTTATCTCAATATCTAAATCATCTGTACCATCAAGATGCTTGGAAAGTACATCAATTGGCTTAATACGCCCTTCACGCAATCTGATCTCTGACCTCATTTTGCTTTGATCAAAGTGGAACTATCACCAGGCACAACGAAAACGGTATAACTTGTTAACTTATTAAGAGTATCAAAGATCAAAGCAAAAGGAAGGGTATATAGATAGGATACCTCTTCTTCTTTTTTCTCCCAGTCTTGGAACTCAGCCCGAGCACGTTCTCTGGCAAGCAGCGCCTGCAGAAAGAAATGGAAGGTGCGTGAAAAAACTACTATTATATCAATCAATAAGGCAAGAAGAAACTACAAAAGCAAAAATTTATCCTAAATGGCAAAATGCACACCAATTCATTATGCCAGCATTTTCACGAGAAAAGTTCTGGGCATATCAGGCAATCAACTTACCATTTCTTCCTCATGTTGTGCTTTTTCAAGTGCTCTTTCCTCCCTTCTCTTCTTAACCTTTTCAACCTCAGCCTACAAAATGAACTTAAACATATTAGAACTTCAAGTGAGCAAAACAGAAAAGGTTGGAATTTGATGGAGCAAAGGTTTGTGTCATGAGCTGATGGAGCTACTTAAAACACACTGTCCAGTAACACCTGCGCTGTCTATATCATACAGGGGGTATCTGGAGTACATATACTATATATGTAAAGAGTCTAAAGACGCTGAAACAACCTGCCAACCCACCTAACTTAGAACAAACTACATAAAAACACGTGGATGTCTACAAGTAACCAACCCTCTAATAGTTGGAATTAACTTATCAACTCTAGATGGCATGGTATCAAAAACAGGTATCAGCAGTCAATAAACTAGATATGTAAAGTTGCTGAAACCGAACCTCCCAACCCACCTAACCCACACAGAGTTCACCCCATCCTGGGCAAGGGACTAATCTGTTTGGAACAATTTCAGCTACACACAGAGACACATATGTAACTGTGTTCTGATAGAACACAAATAATTCATTTATATCGACTATATTATAGGTGACACAGTATCAAAACAACTGCAGTAACAGACTAAGACTTGCCATTCTGCTTAAAAGTTATATCTGCCCTATCACACTCTGAACATGCAACTAGTTAGCATACAAAAACGTACAAAAAGAAAAGGTCAACCAATCATGGCAAAAGAAAATGCCTTGGTTAAAGATTAACAGCTGCAGGGTTCAATGCCTTCTAGAGTAATAACAATTTCAAACATATCACCTATTCTTGTTTTATTTCTTTGTTATGGCCATGCATCAGTAACTTCCTTTTTATTCTCTGTTTTTTAAATGAAAGCCACTGACCCCTAAAGCCATATTGTAAGGTACCTATCCCAAATCCTAGTGAAACAGTGACTCAAGTACAATGCCTAAAGACTTTAGAATCCAAATTGATCAGTTTTTCATACAGTCCAGCTACAGTGATCGCAGTAAGAAATGAAACCAAACTTGAGTTTTAGATCTAATTGCAATCAAATCCTCAAAATCCTACAACTCAACTAAGCTTACTTATACAAGACATGATTGCTAACATATGGATTAAATATTATGACTTTTATGTATAGCCTTAGACAAGACAGATAAAACCTTAGCAGCACAAGGCAAAGACATGCAATAATTAGGATAGTGACAAGCAGAAAAGTATTGTTGGTTAGAAAAATGTACCATCCTTTCTCTTTGTCTTTGCTTTTCGGCTTTAACTGAAAAGGTATCTAGTGGCACGCCGTGGGAGACATCACGCTCAATCTTCTTTCGCCATACAAATCTGCAACAGCATAGCTCTTAATTTACATATTGACATTCATCAATAGACAGTTCAGCAAAATGATATATGTTAATGAGATTAAGAAACTGTAGCTGTATCCATGGTTTGACATGTCTCTCTTTTTTGGGTCACTATTAGAGATCTGCTACGCAGGGGGTAAAAAAACACCTGTATTTGGACAGTATGGCCTGATATCAAAGAAATATTGGATATCCATAAAATTTGTGATGAAACGTAAGGGACACTAGGATAAAATTAAAGTTGCCAACTACCTAGCTAGTCACCTACTACTAAATCTCAAATCAATCACCTACCTATCATATCACTAGGTCAGTAGTATGCTTATACGTTTACATATTGTTGGTCAGAAAATGGGATTATGATTTCATATTCAAGTAGGGATATATGTATTTCATAAAGGAACAGTATGGAGCTATGTATCCTATTCAGAGAGGGATGATAGCGAATTATGCATCTCATATTTAAGCATACGATTCATATTTGGTTATATGACTGATCATAACTGTCATATGGTTGATGGATGCTTAGCTACATTTTGATCATAGGACTTATATTTTGATGTATATGAATTTTCCATCTACATGTATACCTCAGTACTGGAAGTATTGATGAAGTCATGCATAAGTTGACATTTCCTCAATATGAAAATATCTATAGATATATCCTTCAATTGTACAGCAGATAAATCTCTCGGAGCCCTATTTTCAACCTTACCAGGGGTATTCAAATAGAAACTTAAACACAACTATGGCATACGATGTGAATAGAAAGTCAAATGTTACATTGCACTACAACTAGTGTTTCTGATCCGGCAACATATTCAAGTTTGGTGAACTAAACTTCTAAGTGGTAATCGTCTCACATCATTATCATAGTTATACAAGTTCCCAGATTTAAACCATTAGCTGACTTATAACCTATTACTTCCTAGAGCTACAATTGTTACAAAAACTGAATGTGACAAAGCTAAACTTACGTCTCATTGAGATTGGAATCACCAAAGGGATTCGAATCATTGGAATACCCCGAAACCGTCTTGGATTTCAGCTTCTTAGCTACTCGAGCGGCCTAATCAAAATCAACACCACACAATCAACAACATTTTCACATTAGAAATCCAAAACACGAAACCCTAATCAAAATCAAAACCAAAAAGCCAACCTTCTTCTGTGCCTTCTTAGCCAAGTACTCGGCGATTTCCTCCTCAGTCACGTTCCTCGAAGACCGCTTCTTCTTCCGGTCCCTCTCTTCGCTCTCGTCACTTTCATAAGACTCGTCGTCGGAGTGCTTCCGGCGGCTGCTGCTCCTCCTCATACGGCTGCTGCTTCGCTCCTTCCGCTTGGAGGGACTCCTCGCCGGAGACGAGTCTTGGCTGTCGGAATCGTCGGAGCCCGTGTACGAATCCGACTCGGAGTCGTCGGATTTTCGTCGGCGTCGACTCGATGAGGCCTCCTTCCTACTCCTGCTGCTTCGTCCCATAGTTCGCCGTAATTTGTGACACTAGGATTCGTAACCATTCGATATTTGAAGCTTGTGGTTCGGGTCGGGTTTTTAAAAACTGGCTATAATTCAAAAGCCCAGTCCATCATTCTCCGCCCGAATATGACCCATATGCTAGACTTTGGGTCCGGGCATACTTTTAACTTTTTTACAATTTTATCCATCTTTTTATTGCTTAATCACTCATTTGAAATGCAAGGTCTTTGCCGCTAAAATTTGAAACAAAACTAAAAAATCTGAAATTCTTTTATTACGTGAAGTAGTAAGGTACACGGTGCAATCTTCATCATTCATAACAATTTATACATAGAGACCATCATATATCTGTATCGTGTCCTTTAATCTTGGTCATTCACATTTGTATACGTAGATACATGTTGTGTATTGAAAATGCCCTGCTAAAAGATTAAGTGAATAATTTAGAATTTTTGACTGCTTGAGTACACCTGTTAAAAGATTTTAACTTTTTATTATGAATTTTAAATCGCTGAAGTAAAGTCTCAAAATGGTGAAATATCTGGGGTGCCCATTGGCGGATGGATCTAAGCCTTGTATGTGTGGGATGCCTAAAGAAGGAAGCCATGAACTCCCATCAATAAACATCATATGTGCTCACAATAAGTGAGCTCAATGTCTAATGTAATGGCACTATTGTGATCTTTGTGGTTATTGTAACCTCACCATTCTAGTTTTCGTTTTTATGAATGATTTATTACTTTCAAAAAATAAATAAATAAATCAGATGCGCTCATCTTATGAAACCCCGGCCACTTCACTCCCTATGCCAGTGAAGCCAACCCTCCAGGTTTACGATTTTGCTTATCAACGACTGCATGAAAACTATTCATGCATAAGTACCCCAATCTCGACCGAGGTACGCGCCTACCGGAGTTGTAGACGTAGGGGACTGCTGGGGGTCACCATTGATGGTGTAGTGTTGGAACGAAAAGCCTGATGAGTCTGTTGAGGAGTTACAGTCATGGGCGGCAATAACGGTGGTACGTGGCGCCAATTCGGTTTTTTTTGATGTAAATGTTGCATTTTTGGAAGATGGCAGTGCCATAGCTGAAGATGAAGTCGATAGTGCCGATGATTTGGCATTCCCGGAATAACTAGCGGCTGACTTGCACAAGCAATGTGTCTTGGTTTCCTGTTATCTTGCACTGGTAAAAGACAGAGCGGTCGCCACCGGATAGAAGTGCCATGGCCTGCCCATTTTTTTGACCTGTTGTGTTGCAATGTTGGTGAACCATATGCCAATTGCGATGAATCCTTGACCGCTGACAGCTATATATCAGAGTGGACAACAAACATGTACATACATTATGAACTAGTAATTTGATATAGTATTAATTTCTTAGGATTGTGAAAGAAATTATTAGCTGAAACAATCAAACATTGTATGAATAGTATATGGTGAAATCATATATATGTTTGGATTGGAAAAGAACTTAATAATGGTGTACATGAACAAGACTATTTAGTGAAATCTTCTCTAACTGATATGTTGTGAATAAGAAAATTGATCCTAAGAAAATTGAAGTCATCATGAGGTGAATGCAAGTGCAATTTTCTAGAATTTTGAGCAAGGAGTAGTCAAAGATTTAGTGCCTCACCAAATGTGGTTGTATCAAATGTTGCATAACCGCCACCTACGCTTTTACTCCCAAATGATAGTAGAATCCTTACCCTCTCCGATCAAGACTATATTCAACTTTGTGCTGCCAATGTTCACATATTCCTTGTAAACCCCTTTCTTAACAAGTATCGCAAAGTGCTTAGTTGAGTAACTCGGTGCTGCTACGATTGCGTCAGTTATTCGCTTGAAATCTCTCTTCTCATCTTTTGAAACAATTACGCGAATAATGAACAATAAATTCGACCAACAGAAAATAACAATAATTCCAACATTGTATTACATTACATACATGTAGTGACGGAGCCATACATTATGCACTTGTCTTACCTAGGTTCTTCAGCTTGTTTTAACACATGTATGTAATTACGTTCAAACCCATTATTTTCCCACAAACATGTTTATGTGATTACCGGCCTATATAATTGAGGAAAAGTAATTTGGTTTCATTTGATACTAATAATCGGTGTGTGATCAATTCTTATGGAGAGAATATATGTTGACACAAAAGAAAATTTGAAACACATCGTAACTTGACGAAGTTAATAGTAGGTTTAGAAATTACGATATGTATTCAAGTTGTGGTTGGGGAAGATTTTCGAAGTTTGCCCTACATATTTAGAAATCCTAGCTCGATCCGCCATTGCATAAAGTTTCTAATTCAACTCTAAAGTCTAACTGTCTATATTCGTATGAAAAGACTAATTCAACTCTAAAGTCTAAAGTCTATCTAAACCGTCTGTATTCGTATGAAAAAAAAAAAAAAAAAACTACCATGCAAGCCTAGACTCTGACTAAAGAATATGGTAATTAGCGGATCGAGCTAGTTCTAGGTGTAAGCATGGCTGATCAATAGAAATTAGAAGAGCATGAATTCCTTTATAGCAATAGCAGCTAGCAGCCTCAGTGCCTGATCCTTTTAAAAACGGAATTTTTCAAATGTTGCCCCAAGTTAAACCCATTCATCATTTTGACATCTCAATTTTAAAAACTATAATAATGGTACCTCAACACTTAAACTCAATCTAACATTAGTTCCCTCCGTGATTGACACCGTTAAGTTGGACTTTATCCATGGGCAAAATTGTTTTTTCATGTTTTCCCTCTCCAAATCTTTTCCCTCACAAACATTTTCCTCCAGAATAATATCTCTTTTCCGATCAGTATTAGAATTTGTAGTGAGCCATGTGTTGGTTGCATACAAAAATTAGAGACATCTAGAAATTATAATACACCATATGTCATTAATATCCATCATTAAATGTAGCTTTTGCAACCCACCGATGAGAGAAAGAATCTACATTGATTAAAATGCATTTTGTATCAAGTACAAAAGTTCATGATTCACGAAACATATATACTTAATAGAACAATCAAAGATAACTAGGTAATAGGACTCATTCATATATAGTTGATATCTTCAGGTCGAGAAACTCTAATTCAACTTATACGGTTTGTGGAGGGAAAACATGAATAGACAATTTTTCTCATGGACAAAGTCCAACTTAATGGTGTCAATCACGGAGGGAACTAATGTTGAGTTGGGTTTAAGTGTTGAGGTACCATTATCATAGTTTTCAAGATTGAGATGTCAAAATGATAAATAGACTTAACTTTGGGCACCATTTGAAAAATGTCCTCTTACTAAATTCAAGTTGTAAAACTCAATAAGGTAAAAGTAGCCCTTTAAAAAAATTAAAATTAAAATTCTAACATCTTAATTACTATCTCAACTTTCAATATCAAATGTGTAAAAATAAGGTGAACATGTTGTAGGTCATGCTGCGATTGAATTTAAGCTCCCATTGGCGGATTGGCCAATGGATCCAATCCTTGTGAGTGTGGGATACCTAACGCCGGTAGCCATGAATCTCCATCAATAAACTTGACCACTGTAAATTTATCAGCATCGGCTGCGCTCATCTTATGAAACCCCGGCCATGTCACCCGACCTCCAAGCGCCGCACCGGGGCCGGAATTTTGATACTCACCGAAGTATAGCTTGTCTACTGGAACATCATTCCATTGAAGCCAACCTTGCGGGCTTAAAATACTGCTTATAGACGACTGCATGAACACTGTTCTGGCATAAGTGCCCCAGCTTCGACCGAGGTACACACCTCTAGGAGTTACGAATGTAGGGCCAGTAGGGGACTGGGGGTCACCATGGATGGTGCAAAATTGGAACGAAAAGCCTGATGAGTCTGTTGAGGAGTTACGGCCGTTGGCGGTGATGACGGTGGTGCCGCCGATTTGGCTTTTCTTGATGTAAATGTCACATTTTTGGAAGACGGCAGTGCCATAGCCGAAGATGAAGTCGATACTGCCGATGATTTGGCATTCTCGGAAGAACTGGCGGCCGGCTTGCACAAGCAATGTGTCTTGGTTTCCTGATATCTTGCACCGGTAGAAGACAGAGTGGTCGCCGCTGGATTGAACTGCCACGGCTTGCCCACTTTTTGGATCTGCTGTGTTCTCGAATCCTATGTCCATCGCAACAAATCCTTGAGCCCTAACGGCTGTTGGAGAAGACATATGAAAGTAACATGAACATTATGAGATAATAATTTGATATGTACTAGTGTATGTCTTCTAGGATTGTGAATGCAGTACTGCTATTAAATGAAATTATGTATCAATGTTATGGTGAAATTATTATGTCTAATTGAGTACATAAACAAGATTCTGAACTTATTATATGTTCTTTAATAAGAAAATGTGAAGTAATTATGACTCGATGCATGTATGCATGTATTAATATTATTTTTAGTTGAAAATTTGGTATATATTTTAAAGGAAAAATATTTTTGGCCTCAATCCTAGATGTCATGTCAATTCAAAAAAAAAAAAAAAAAACATAACATTAATTTATCAATTCATGTAGTACTTGAAGAAAATATTTGTTTTCATCACCTAACCAAATTTACTTTTTTTGGTCCTGAAATGATAAAGTTCATTAATAGCATTAATTCACGTACCTCTTGAAATATAAAAAGAAATATAAATGGTAAAATTGGTAATGCAATATTATGATTGAGCAATATAGTAACTGAAAATAAAAATTCATATTCATGACACATAGAATTGGTGCCCTATATATAATTGGAATTTGTAAAGAATTAGAGATTTAGTGTCTTACCAAATGTAGCTGTATCAAATGTTGCCTGACCGCCGCCTACGCTTTTGCTTCCGGAAATGATAGTAGCATCCTTACCCTCACCGATCAAGACTATATTCGACTTTGTGTTGCCGATGTTCACATATTCCTTGTAAACCCCTTTCTTAACAAGTATCACAAAGTGCTTGGATGACAACTGACTTGGTGCAGCTGCAATCGCATCCATTATTTTCTTGAAATTTCCCTTCCCATCTTGTGAAACAACGACGTTTGGTGTCGTCGCAATCTTTACGTCGTCAAGTTCCATGGTTGCCCACGAGTCTTTAAACAGAGGCGATGAAACTTTCGTGAGGCGAGAGGAGCCAATAATATAACTAGGGCTAGCATTTGCGTTCATGAATAGAGCAGAGAGATGAATGAAGAAAAGAATGGAATGATATAAGAACTTCATCTTCTCCAATGGACTCGTGAGTGTTGCAGATCGAGCAAGTTCCAATACTTCAATGGATTCAATCACTCCTTCTTATGCATGTATATATATATATACTGTAACTATATGCAGAAAATGGGAGACGTTAATTTGTTTCTTATTAAAATCGTATGCGTTAACATATATGCAGAAATTATGTATCATTAAGTGGTCTCTGACCAGATAATATATATGGTCTTATTAGGCGAATTAGGTCTGAGACTATAGTTATACACGAGGGAAATGGGCAGTTAGGTTTTTTTTTTTTTTTTGTTTTCTTTCTTTTTGGATAAAGGCGAGCACCCCAACTCAGTACCTAATTTTTTTTTTTCTTTTTTGAGAATAACTCAGAATCTAATCTGGACTTGGAGATGCCAAAGTGAAGAGTGCTTTCAGTACTGTTGGTTACCAAGAGCTGCGATTTTGGAATCGTTCTTAATGGGAAGCCAAGGTAAGGGCCTAAATCATTCATTCATTCACCATAAGCATCTCAAAATGAAAATTAAAAACGACTTAATTCTGGTCTTGTATTTGAGCTAAAGAAGAGAGTGATTTTGAGAATTTTTCAGTAACAGCTATGCTCAACAGAAGTGAGGAAGAGTATCATAGAAAATCTAGCAATTTCCCTTCCTAAGCGTTTCGGAAGAACAGCAAGGAAAACAAATTAGGATAGGAGATCCCATCCCCCTTTCTGATGCAGTGAAGCTCCAATCCGGTAGGTAGAAAAAAGGAACCAGGCTTGCCAATACCGATAGAAACAGTAAGAACAAGCTCCATAGTCAGAGCTATCCAGGCTTTAGCAAAACCAGTTTAAGCAAAACTGCTTCAAGATATGTGCATTCGATCACACCATGATACAATACTAGAACAATGCTCAAGCAAATAAATACCATCCAAAACCGAAAACTATTACGCAAAGTCAATACAAATATTATGTCTGCCAATATTAAATCCATTAAGTTCAAAATCCCAAAAATTAAGAAAATATATGATTCCAAATCCTCTATTTATCACCTCTATCATTACTACTATAGAGAAGCTGCCAATTAATTAAGTATCAAAAATTCATTTTCCCGGAGCTTGAGCTGCGACAAAACCTCTAACCATACACAAACTGCAGTTGCCCTTTCAGTTTACTGCAACCTCTGCAGAAAGGTAACTAGAATGAAGGGAATCCTTGCTAGATACTTTAGTCTTGGAAATCTTGAGGACCTGAACAGCTTCTCCCACTTTGGCAGCCAAAGACTCAGGAGACTCCAATAAAAGCAGCAGTTCTGAGTTGTCCATCTCCAGAAGCATCCCTGTAATTTTAGAAGCAAGATCCGGCTGCAGGCACAAACATGTGTAAATTTTAGATCAGTGATCGAGGAACAGTAAGATTTGTTCAAGTAAAGCAGCACTGCATCACCTTGTGTTTATGAACAAGTGGGAAGAGACGCTCGCCAAGTATTTGTTTCTGCTGCTCAGGAGAAGCAGCAGCAAGCATACTGCTACTCAGCATCTCTGGTCCCTGAGACCCACCTCCAAGTGAATTGGAAGCAGTAGATGAGACTCCTGAACCTTTGTTCATGTCACGTTGCCGCCCATTAGGAACATACTTAGGCTGCCCCGGACGCTGCAATGCATGGCTTGTAAAGATTAGTATGTGTCACTTGTAAATGGTTCACACATAATCAAGCTACAAAAAAGCGGAGCATGTAAATATTCATCCAGTGCCAATCCCCAAAAGCAAATTTTTGAAAAATAATTTTGATAAACAAAACGAAATTTGGGAGGACAGAACCTCCAAATATACCCATATCACCCTCTCATACTTTCACGCATTAAAATGTGTCAAACAACATTGAAACAGCATAATCAAAAGCTGTCACAAGAAAGTATTCAGAGTTTCAAACACAGACTTGCAGAAACTTTGTTAGTAAAGGAAACCAAACCTGTTGATTGTTTGAATCCTTTGAGTGAGTTAACTGAGTTGACTGTTGCAAATGTGGAATAAATGGACCTCCCTGAGGAAGCATATGCCCATTTAGTCTGCCCCTGTTTTGCCTATACTGCCTAGGAGTATTGGACATCTGCAATAAAAAGCTCGTAGGCATCAGACAGCCATAATAATTCTTTGAACTTTTTCTTTTCACAAAATTGTTCTACACAGTTGTCTATAGAGAAAAGAAGAAGAAAAAAAATCAGGGAAAGACATGCATGCCATGAACTCAGGTAACTGAGAAAAAGTTTAAGAATTGTTGAGTTGATGAAGTGTACTCACAACAGGGACAGGTGGTGGTTGAAAAGCTGGTCCAGAGGTAGGTCCAAAGCCATTAGGTCTCCATCCTGGCCTCAATCCCATAGGCTGATACATGATCCCTGGTCGAGGAGGCCCTGGTGGAACAACACCAGACGGAGCCTGATAGTAGATATGAGGGTATCCACCAGGGATGACAGCTGCTGAAGGACCAGCAAATCCCGCCATACGCTGTGCATACTGAAGCTGCAGCTGTGCTTGCCTTTCTTCTTTCCTTTGAGCAATAGCGACATACAATGGCTTCCGATGAAGCATATATCCTGTCAGATGTCATGACAAGAACATTAAAGACAGTAAGTACGTACACAGCTTGAAAGCTCATACTTGTATAGAATGACAAATAACTAAAACAGAAGTTCCATAACTTGTGTGGTTCAAAAAGT of the Fragaria vesca subsp. vesca linkage group LG6, FraVesHawaii_1.0, whole genome shotgun sequence genome contains:
- the LOC101306262 gene encoding pectinesterase/pectinesterase inhibitor PPE8B-like translates to MELDDVKIATTPNVVVSQDGKGNFKKIMDAIAAAPSQLSSKHFVILVKKGVYKEYVNIGNTKSNIVLIGEGKDATIISGSKSVGGGQATFDTATFAVRAQGFVAMDIGFENTADPKSGQAVAVQSSGDHSVFYRCKISGNQDTLLVQAGRQFFRECQIIGSIDFIFGYGTAVFQKCDIYIKKSQIGGTTVITANGRNSSTDSSGFSFQFCTIHGDPQSPTGPTFVTPRGVYLGRSWGTYARTVFMQSSISSILSPQGWLQWNDVPVDKLYFGEYQNSGPGAALGGRVTWPGFHKMSAADADKFTVVKFIDGDSWLPALGIPHSQGLDPLANPPMGA